A stretch of the Armatimonadota bacterium genome encodes the following:
- a CDS encoding recombinase family protein, with the protein MSAYIYARVSSETQEKHQTIESQLAELRRYAQAHDLAIAGEFVDDGYSGTLLARPGLDALRDK; encoded by the coding sequence ATGAGCGCTTACATCTACGCCCGAGTGTCCTCCGAGACCCAGGAGAAGCACCAGACCATCGAGAGCCAGCTAGCCGAGCTTCGGCGATACGCCCAGGCCCACGACCTTGCCATCGCCGGAGAATTCGTTGACGACGGCTACAGCGGCACCCTGCTGGCGCGGCCCGGTCTCGACGCGCTGCGCGACAAA